One Gimesia aquarii DNA segment encodes these proteins:
- a CDS encoding glycosyltransferase family 2 protein, giving the protein MAELAVIITTYNWPEALDAVLTGYLAQQRPPDELIIADDGSTDETKAIIDVFREQASFPVKHVWHADQGFRAGAIRNRAIQSSQADYIVFTDGDCIPTPSFLQQHNSLAEQGWFLSGNRILLSQNFSKEILQQKTPVSTWSLKQWFRARQRKQINRVSPLFRVPLGRWYRRRLARQWEGAKTCNLSVWKEDLLAINGFDEDYTGWGMEDSDLVLRLIRNGIYHKDARFAASVFHLWHSENSRDQLEENQRRLQQLIETDRIQARVGIEQASSA; this is encoded by the coding sequence ATGGCTGAGTTAGCTGTAATTATTACGACTTATAATTGGCCCGAAGCATTGGACGCAGTCTTAACAGGATATCTCGCTCAACAGCGACCTCCCGACGAATTGATCATTGCCGATGATGGATCAACGGATGAAACCAAGGCGATTATAGATGTGTTTCGTGAACAAGCCTCTTTCCCAGTAAAACATGTCTGGCATGCAGACCAGGGATTTCGAGCAGGTGCCATTCGAAACAGAGCAATTCAAAGTTCTCAAGCGGACTACATTGTATTCACAGACGGGGATTGTATCCCTACTCCCTCGTTTTTACAGCAACATAACAGTCTAGCAGAGCAGGGATGGTTTTTATCAGGAAATCGAATCTTGCTCTCACAGAATTTCTCAAAAGAGATTCTTCAGCAAAAGACGCCAGTCTCCACGTGGAGTCTGAAGCAATGGTTTCGTGCGCGCCAACGCAAACAGATCAATCGTGTCTCACCATTATTTCGAGTTCCACTTGGGCGTTGGTATCGGCGACGTTTGGCCCGACAGTGGGAAGGGGCAAAAACCTGTAATCTTTCGGTTTGGAAGGAAGATCTGCTGGCGATCAATGGATTTGATGAAGATTACACAGGTTGGGGAATGGAAGACTCTGATTTGGTATTACGACTCATTAGAAATGGGATCTATCACAAAGATGCACGTTTCGCTGCGTCGGTCTTCCACTTATGGCATTCTGAAAACTCTCGTGATCAGTTAGAAGAGAATCAAAGGCGTTTACAGCAATTGATTGAGACAGATCGCATCCAGGCCCGGGTTGGTATTGAACAGGCTTCGTCTGCCTGA
- a CDS encoding arylsulfatase translates to MRSILYLLTFISTLLVSLTNCLADDPALVKPNIVLVITDDQGYGDIAAHGNAKIKTPHLDQLYQKSLRLTNFHVDPTCAPTRSALMTGRYSSRTGVWHTIMGRSLMDTNEVTLAEVLKSNGYQTGLFGKWHLGDNYPLRPQDQGFDTVVQHGGGGVGQTPDHWQNDYFDDTYLRKGNPEKFQGYCTDIWFDEALKFIDANKSKPFFAYISTNAPHSPYLVDEKYSAPYTAQGIPGNMAPFYGMITNIDDNIGRLLNRLKERGLEENTILIFMTDNGTAAGVHRPKPKDLSKKQQRRLSRGKPIVLDTWLGYNAGMRGTKGSEYDGGHRVPCYFYWPQGKFSGGRDINQLTAHIDILPTLAELCNLTISSELKLDGTSLVPILNGSKDELRKRTLLVHSQRIESPEKWRKSSVMSERWRLVNEKELYDIQADPGQTKNVAADYPGVVKYLTAEYEKWWSSLTPTFDRYVAIGIGSKFENPSHLTCHDWHAPINQVPWNHRLIAKNPVANGFWIVDVNEPGTYEITLRCRPELAYHPLKKGIARIRLGDQKQEQKVSEGDLSTTFTLKLSRGQKKLQTWLDEGNGVSRGAFFVEIFRKE, encoded by the coding sequence ATGCGATCAATTCTGTACCTTTTGACTTTCATCTCGACCCTATTGGTCTCATTGACCAACTGCCTCGCAGACGATCCAGCACTTGTGAAACCCAATATTGTTCTGGTCATCACTGACGATCAGGGATACGGGGATATTGCCGCGCATGGCAATGCGAAGATCAAAACTCCTCATCTGGATCAGCTCTATCAAAAGAGTCTGCGATTAACGAATTTCCATGTGGACCCTACATGTGCACCCACACGATCTGCGCTGATGACCGGCCGCTATTCATCGCGTACCGGAGTCTGGCATACTATCATGGGGCGTTCTCTGATGGACACCAATGAAGTCACGCTGGCAGAAGTGCTGAAGAGCAATGGTTATCAAACCGGCTTATTTGGAAAATGGCATCTGGGTGATAATTATCCATTGCGACCACAGGACCAGGGGTTTGATACGGTTGTACAACATGGAGGCGGCGGTGTCGGACAGACTCCCGACCATTGGCAAAACGATTATTTCGACGATACCTATCTCCGCAAAGGCAACCCGGAAAAATTCCAGGGCTATTGTACTGACATCTGGTTTGATGAAGCCTTGAAGTTTATCGACGCAAATAAATCGAAGCCATTTTTTGCTTACATTTCTACGAATGCACCTCACAGCCCCTATCTGGTTGATGAAAAATATAGTGCCCCTTATACCGCACAAGGCATTCCCGGAAATATGGCTCCCTTTTATGGAATGATTACGAATATTGACGATAACATCGGTCGTTTACTTAATCGACTGAAAGAACGGGGCCTCGAAGAAAATACCATCTTGATCTTTATGACGGATAATGGAACAGCCGCCGGAGTCCATCGTCCGAAACCCAAAGATCTTTCCAAAAAACAACAACGTCGGCTCTCCAGAGGCAAACCAATTGTTCTCGACACCTGGCTCGGTTACAACGCAGGTATGCGCGGTACAAAAGGCTCTGAATATGATGGTGGCCACCGGGTTCCCTGTTATTTCTATTGGCCTCAGGGAAAATTTTCTGGTGGACGTGATATTAACCAACTCACTGCACACATCGATATCCTCCCTACACTGGCGGAACTTTGTAATCTGACTATCTCCAGTGAATTGAAACTGGATGGTACCAGCCTGGTCCCTATTCTAAATGGTAGTAAAGACGAGTTGCGAAAACGCACATTGCTCGTTCACTCTCAACGAATTGAATCTCCCGAAAAATGGAGAAAAAGTTCTGTCATGAGTGAACGTTGGAGATTGGTCAATGAAAAAGAACTCTACGATATTCAGGCTGATCCCGGACAAACCAAAAACGTCGCCGCTGATTATCCAGGTGTTGTAAAATATCTTACCGCTGAATATGAAAAATGGTGGAGTAGTTTGACTCCCACGTTTGATCGTTATGTCGCAATTGGTATTGGATCAAAATTTGAAAACCCCTCACATCTGACTTGTCATGATTGGCACGCTCCCATTAATCAAGTCCCCTGGAACCATCGATTGATTGCCAAGAATCCCGTAGCCAATGGGTTCTGGATTGTTGATGTAAACGAACCAGGCACCTATGAAATCACACTCCGCTGTCGTCCTGAATTGGCATATCACCCGTTGAAAAAAGGTATTGCCCGTATTCGATTGGGAGACCAGAAACAGGAACAAAAAGTGTCGGAAGGAGATCTTTCGACGACTTTTACATTGAAACTTTCACGAGGGCAAAAAAAACTACAAACCTGGCTGGATGAAGGCAATGGTGTTTCACGCGGCGCCTTCTTCGTAGAAATTTTCCGCAAAGAATGA
- the hisB gene encoding imidazoleglycerol-phosphate dehydratase HisB, with translation MSRNASIKRETAETQIELTLELDGSGKSDIQTGIGFFDHMLTLLARHALLDLTIKADGDLDVDYHHTVEDVGICLGKTLVEALSDKQGITRYGSLTLPMEETLVTTALDLSGRSWFVYQVDFPTEKIGLFDTELVREFWQAFSSNGLLNLHQVLHHGANSHHIAEGLFKGTARALRQAVAVDPRQQGIPSSKGVL, from the coding sequence ATGAGTCGCAACGCATCTATCAAACGCGAAACCGCCGAAACCCAGATCGAATTGACTTTGGAGTTAGATGGTAGTGGAAAGTCGGACATACAAACAGGCATTGGTTTCTTTGATCATATGCTGACTTTGTTGGCTCGGCATGCACTCTTAGATTTAACCATTAAAGCCGACGGCGACCTGGATGTCGATTATCATCATACAGTAGAGGATGTCGGCATCTGTCTGGGTAAAACTCTGGTTGAGGCGTTGAGTGACAAGCAGGGAATTACCCGCTACGGTTCATTGACTCTACCAATGGAAGAAACACTGGTAACGACGGCCCTTGATCTAAGTGGTCGTTCCTGGTTTGTCTATCAAGTCGATTTTCCAACCGAAAAAATTGGATTGTTTGATACGGAATTGGTTCGCGAATTCTGGCAGGCATTTTCTTCTAATGGTTTACTCAACCTTCACCAGGTACTGCATCATGGCGCGAACAGCCACCACATTGCCGAGGGACTTTTCAAAGGAACTGCGCGTGCATTACGACAGGCAGTGGCAGTTGATCCTCGCCAACAGGGTATCCCATCTTCTAAGGGTGTTCTGTAA
- a CDS encoding glycosyltransferase family 2 protein — protein sequence MSLSIIVIVKNEESSIRECLTSVIWADEIIVLDSGSTDQTLAICKEFTDKVYETDWPGFGPQKNRALEYATKDWVLSIDADERISYDLQTEIKRIIQVSGRYDAYTMPRRSNYCGRYMKHSGWWPDRVVRLFRRGKARFSDDLVHERIVVDGKTGKLKEPIIHESLLTVEQILNTMNSYSTAGAKMLAEEKQQSGLTKAILHGLWTFIRTYFLRAGFLDGKEGFMLAISNAEGTYYRYLKLMVINRENQEEIR from the coding sequence ATGTCGTTATCGATTATTGTCATTGTAAAAAACGAAGAGTCTTCAATTCGGGAGTGTTTGACTTCGGTTATCTGGGCGGATGAAATCATTGTACTGGATTCCGGAAGCACAGATCAGACGCTTGCGATTTGCAAGGAATTTACAGACAAAGTCTATGAGACAGACTGGCCGGGATTTGGCCCGCAAAAAAATCGCGCATTAGAATACGCCACAAAGGATTGGGTACTTTCAATCGATGCAGATGAGCGCATTTCTTACGACTTACAAACAGAGATCAAACGCATCATTCAGGTCTCCGGTCGCTATGATGCCTATACAATGCCTCGCCGCTCTAATTATTGTGGCCGCTATATGAAACATAGTGGTTGGTGGCCGGACCGTGTCGTGCGGCTCTTTCGCAGGGGAAAAGCACGCTTCAGTGATGATCTGGTTCATGAGCGGATTGTCGTGGATGGAAAAACCGGAAAACTGAAAGAGCCGATCATTCATGAGTCATTGCTGACTGTGGAACAGATATTGAATACGATGAATTCGTACTCAACTGCCGGAGCGAAAATGCTGGCTGAAGAAAAACAACAATCGGGGCTCACAAAAGCAATTCTGCATGGTCTGTGGACATTTATCAGAACGTACTTTTTACGTGCCGGTTTTCTTGATGGAAAAGAGGGATTTATGCTGGCTATCTCGAATGCAGAAGGGACCTATTATCGTTATTTGAAATTGATGGTCATCAACCGCGAAAATCAGGAAGAAATCCGTTAA
- the hisC gene encoding histidinol-phosphate transaminase: MSLFRSQVQQMAGYTPGEQPQEPGWVKLNTNENAYPPSPLVLEAVQQVLTGRLNVYPDPLATEFREVASELFHVDADWILPGNGSDEILTILMRTFVDPNEIVSAPYPSYTLYETLAEIQGAQFQNIQLNSNWSWPANASEKAAKSKILFVPNPNAPSGNRWQDSEILELIPSQGVLVLDEAYGDFCDSPHQCELLKSNSGDKIVVTRTLSKSYSLAGIRFGFAVAHPDLIKGMRKVKDSYNCNTLSLAAATAALKDQKWMQANTDQIRASRTHFISEVRGLGFETVESQTNFVWCTHPDGEHERRYQELKQRKILVRYMKFPLQEGTRDGLRITVGTNDELQQVIDALREIG, translated from the coding sequence ATGAGTCTGTTTCGTTCCCAAGTTCAACAGATGGCAGGTTACACTCCGGGAGAGCAACCTCAGGAGCCAGGTTGGGTCAAACTCAACACAAACGAAAATGCCTACCCGCCTTCACCACTTGTCTTGGAAGCAGTGCAACAGGTTCTCACTGGTCGTTTGAATGTGTATCCCGATCCACTTGCAACGGAATTTCGAGAAGTTGCCTCTGAACTGTTTCATGTCGATGCCGACTGGATTCTTCCCGGCAACGGCAGTGATGAAATTTTAACCATCCTGATGCGAACTTTTGTCGATCCCAATGAAATCGTGTCGGCGCCTTATCCCAGCTACACCCTTTATGAAACCTTGGCTGAAATTCAAGGAGCACAGTTTCAAAACATTCAACTCAATTCGAATTGGAGCTGGCCTGCCAATGCAAGTGAAAAGGCAGCAAAGAGTAAAATTCTATTTGTGCCCAATCCTAATGCTCCATCCGGAAATCGCTGGCAAGATTCTGAGATTCTAGAGTTGATTCCTTCGCAGGGAGTTCTCGTACTGGATGAAGCCTACGGTGATTTTTGTGACTCACCACATCAGTGTGAGTTATTGAAATCAAATTCGGGAGACAAAATCGTTGTCACCCGCACTTTAAGTAAATCTTATAGTCTGGCGGGGATACGATTTGGTTTTGCAGTCGCCCATCCCGATCTGATTAAAGGCATGAGAAAAGTGAAAGACAGTTATAACTGTAATACACTTTCCTTGGCTGCTGCGACGGCTGCACTCAAGGATCAGAAGTGGATGCAGGCCAACACGGATCAAATTCGTGCTTCACGCACTCATTTTATCTCCGAAGTCAGAGGCCTCGGTTTTGAAACCGTAGAAAGCCAAACCAACTTTGTCTGGTGTACTCATCCAGACGGAGAACATGAGCGTCGCTATCAGGAATTAAAGCAGCGCAAAATATTGGTGCGTTATATGAAGTTTCCACTACAAGAAGGGACTCGGGACGGGCTTAGAATTACTGTGGGCACTAATGACGAGTTACAGCAGGTGATAGACGCCTTGCGGGAAATCGGCTGA
- a CDS encoding DUF1552 domain-containing protein: MTNLLKRRTFLKGIGTTMALPLLEIMQPEQGLVSAAAGAGKPPVRTAFVFFPNGVIGPSWMPQAAGKGYELPKSLKPLANMKSDINVISGLAQINARALGDGAGDHARCASVYLTSEHPTKTSGADIKAGISVDQVAAQQVGHQTRLPSLELGLVRGRNAGQCDSGYSCAYSSNISWRTPSTPTSKEIVPKLAFERLFGGGAEAEKQRARHLKNRKSILDLVKNDADQLKKQLGKNDQRKIDEYFSSVREIELRIERSVDQEKIKPPEMKLPDGIPSELQEHIRLMYDLLVLAFQTDTTRIATFMVGNAGSNRTYPMVGVNSGHHELSHHRNDEKKIADIQKIDEYLVSQFGYFLNRLKSTPDGTSNLLDNSMICYGSAIGDGNRHSHHDLPIILAGKGGGTIKTGFHHKVATETPLSNLFVSMLDRMGAPVDSFGDSTGRLTVIDT, encoded by the coding sequence ATGACTAATCTTCTGAAACGTCGCACATTTCTTAAAGGCATTGGAACCACGATGGCTCTGCCATTGCTGGAGATCATGCAACCCGAGCAAGGTCTTGTCTCGGCAGCAGCGGGCGCTGGGAAACCACCCGTACGAACTGCCTTCGTCTTTTTCCCCAACGGTGTGATCGGCCCTTCCTGGATGCCGCAAGCTGCCGGAAAAGGATATGAATTACCCAAGAGCTTAAAGCCACTGGCAAACATGAAATCAGACATTAATGTGATTTCAGGATTGGCACAAATTAACGCACGTGCCCTGGGTGATGGCGCGGGGGACCATGCCCGTTGTGCTTCCGTCTATCTGACAAGCGAGCACCCCACCAAAACCAGTGGTGCTGATATTAAAGCCGGCATCTCTGTTGATCAGGTTGCTGCGCAACAAGTAGGCCATCAGACGCGTCTTCCCTCTTTAGAACTTGGATTAGTGAGAGGACGCAACGCGGGGCAATGTGATTCGGGCTACAGTTGTGCTTACTCGTCTAACATATCCTGGCGGACTCCTTCCACTCCGACATCAAAGGAGATTGTTCCCAAGCTGGCTTTTGAAAGATTGTTTGGGGGAGGCGCTGAAGCAGAAAAGCAGCGCGCTCGTCATCTGAAAAATCGCAAAAGTATTTTAGACCTGGTCAAGAACGATGCCGATCAACTGAAAAAACAACTTGGCAAGAATGACCAGAGAAAAATTGACGAATACTTTTCCAGTGTACGTGAAATCGAATTACGGATTGAACGCAGCGTTGATCAGGAAAAAATCAAACCGCCGGAAATGAAACTACCTGATGGCATTCCCAGTGAGCTACAGGAACATATTCGCCTGATGTATGACTTGCTTGTGCTGGCCTTCCAAACGGACACCACACGTATCGCGACCTTCATGGTCGGTAATGCGGGCAGCAACCGAACCTATCCCATGGTAGGCGTGAATTCAGGACATCACGAGCTTTCTCACCATCGGAATGATGAAAAGAAAATCGCAGATATTCAGAAGATTGATGAATACCTTGTGTCACAGTTTGGGTATTTCCTGAATCGACTCAAGTCCACCCCCGATGGAACGAGCAACCTGCTGGATAATTCCATGATCTGTTATGGAAGTGCCATTGGTGACGGGAATCGTCATAGTCATCACGACTTGCCGATCATCCTCGCCGGTAAAGGTGGTGGTACGATCAAAACCGGTTTCCACCATAAAGTAGCCACGGAAACCCCGTTGAGTAATCTGTTTGTCTCCATGCTTGATCGTATGGGAGCCCCTGTAGATTCGTTTGGAGACAGCACCGGTCGGCTGACAGTCATTGATACTTAA
- the ychF gene encoding redox-regulated ATPase YchF, producing the protein MEAGIVGLPNVGKSTLFNALTAAGIASENYPFCTIEPNVGIVNVPDPRLDIIHGFISTDKVIPAILRLVDIAGIVRGASEGEGLGNKFLSHIRNVDAILHVVRCFEDSDVIHVEGKVDPISDIETIDMELMLADLQTVESAKEKATKTARSGNAEAKSRLVVLEACSARLENDQPIRGLEFDDPEQQKILKGYQFLTAKPVLYLANVDEDDVNGEGALVQQVRERAAKEGGDVVPVCGRLESEIAELDEADRKEMLESVGLQEPALAVVARAAYHTLGLQSYFTAGVKEIRAWTIPIGATGPQAAGVIHSDFERGFIRAEIFSVADLEEYESEKAIREAGKLRVEGKEYVMQDGDICHFLFNV; encoded by the coding sequence ATGGAAGCTGGTATTGTTGGCCTGCCAAATGTAGGTAAATCGACGTTGTTTAATGCGTTAACTGCTGCAGGAATCGCAAGCGAAAATTATCCCTTCTGTACGATTGAACCCAATGTGGGGATCGTCAACGTACCAGACCCCCGACTGGACATTATCCATGGCTTTATTTCCACTGATAAAGTCATTCCCGCGATTTTAAGGCTGGTAGATATTGCTGGTATTGTACGTGGTGCTTCGGAAGGAGAGGGCCTGGGGAATAAATTCCTCTCACATATTCGAAATGTCGATGCGATTTTGCACGTCGTTCGCTGTTTTGAGGATAGTGACGTCATTCATGTAGAAGGCAAAGTCGATCCAATCAGTGATATTGAAACCATCGATATGGAATTGATGTTGGCAGATTTACAGACAGTCGAATCTGCCAAAGAAAAAGCAACAAAAACAGCGCGATCGGGGAATGCAGAAGCTAAGTCGCGGTTGGTTGTTTTGGAAGCGTGCTCTGCTCGGCTAGAGAATGATCAGCCGATTCGTGGCCTGGAATTCGATGACCCGGAACAACAGAAAATCTTAAAAGGGTATCAATTTTTAACGGCCAAACCGGTCTTGTATCTGGCAAATGTCGATGAAGATGATGTCAATGGCGAAGGAGCATTGGTACAACAGGTTCGCGAACGTGCTGCGAAAGAGGGAGGCGATGTCGTTCCCGTCTGTGGTCGTCTGGAATCGGAAATCGCAGAACTGGATGAAGCAGATCGAAAGGAGATGCTCGAAAGCGTGGGGTTGCAGGAACCAGCATTGGCCGTTGTAGCTCGAGCTGCTTACCACACACTAGGATTGCAAAGTTATTTTACCGCGGGTGTCAAAGAGATTCGCGCCTGGACGATTCCCATTGGTGCAACTGGCCCTCAAGCCGCGGGAGTGATTCATTCCGATTTCGAACGAGGGTTTATTCGTGCAGAAATCTTCTCCGTAGCTGATCTCGAAGAGTATGAGTCTGAGAAAGCGATCCGAGAAGCCGGTAAACTCAGGGTGGAAGGTAAAGAGTATGTAATGCAGGATGGTGATATCTGTCATTTCTTGTTTAACGTTTAA
- a CDS encoding protein kinase family protein, translating to MKLSDFHSETNSYFKLFDDSATYTKIRCLKEEDLRSVWLIDIPRRGLTTLKCWPITWELRWKSIFKQSQPQRQISGAWKLLAVGVNTPQPVTPVYRSNQYFQLEMPFIEGSTAFEVLKRNPGSLNAELYHIARELGSIVRRLAVSHLRHRDLKLENVVVKSANASQTQPTLWLIDPVGIRFCVSPLQAIVCMLDRLAIQPINEGIPLPLSLCIICTRSATRFYSLKKRRLFFRMLRKQLNKSLHPMGTK from the coding sequence GTGAAATTGTCTGATTTTCATTCCGAAACGAATTCCTACTTCAAATTATTCGATGACAGTGCCACTTATACGAAAATTCGCTGTCTTAAAGAAGAAGACTTACGTTCCGTATGGTTGATTGATATTCCTAGACGCGGTTTAACAACACTCAAGTGCTGGCCTATTACCTGGGAGCTGCGCTGGAAATCGATTTTCAAACAATCTCAACCGCAACGACAAATTTCAGGTGCCTGGAAATTATTAGCCGTGGGTGTGAATACACCACAACCGGTAACTCCCGTTTATCGTTCGAATCAATATTTCCAATTGGAAATGCCTTTTATCGAAGGCTCAACTGCGTTTGAAGTTCTAAAACGTAATCCCGGTTCCTTAAACGCTGAACTGTATCATATTGCGAGAGAACTAGGCTCAATAGTTCGCCGTCTCGCGGTATCCCATCTACGTCATCGAGATCTCAAGCTGGAAAATGTGGTCGTTAAATCAGCCAATGCATCTCAGACACAGCCCACATTATGGCTCATTGACCCTGTGGGAATTCGCTTTTGTGTTTCTCCCCTGCAGGCAATCGTCTGCATGCTTGATCGCCTGGCAATTCAACCCATCAACGAGGGAATCCCCTTACCGCTTTCGCTATGCATCATTTGTACACGTTCAGCGACTCGATTCTACTCTCTCAAGAAACGCAGACTCTTTTTTCGGATGCTACGTAAACAACTCAACAAATCTCTGCATCCGATGGGAACAAAATGA
- a CDS encoding DUF1592 domain-containing protein, protein MRMIETIFRLSQPKHLVRMLCVFGSLLFVMNAVSANASDIRVEKSKKQFESQIKPLLTKYCLDCHTGEEAEAGLSLEKYTTRSSILKHREAWEKIVQRIQIQSMPPKDAGALPTDAEREAILEWFDEALYGIDCSGDVNPGRVTIRRLNRNEYNNTIRDLLGVDFKPAQNFPSDDVGYGFDNIGDVLSLPPLLMEKYLDAAEQISEKAIYANTADSFPWTEIPEKNFSKKGAVTLRKRSAGFHSRGTLTGIINVKEPGKYELQIEAAQTPSGTEAAKMEVKLNGKLLKTFQVEASRDDPEKYTLPKPLSLPKGKHTLAISFLNDFYDPKGPPRKRDRNLYVYNVKYRGPLGKLPTNLPAFHTKIITCTPGAGRSVRYCAERVMRRFSERAFRRPVSREEIRPIVELVEATVKSGNTFEQGIQVGIQAVLVSPHFLFRIEGIRDVARSRSNQIQNISHYEIATRLSYFLWSSMPDDKLFELAKQGRLNQPRTLQVQVKRMLKDPKSEAFIKNFAGQWLNLRNLEDLSPDPRKFRVFNGKLKNDMRRETEEFFAYIMREDRSVIEFINADYTFMNERLAKFYGNDQVKGEAFQKVALDKTKRAGLITQASILTLTSNPGRTSPVKRGKWIMETILGTPPPAPPPNVPELEESAGSKKNATLREQLALHRKIPGCAACHDQMDPLGLGFENFDAIGRWRTKEGRTKIDSSGQLPNGQSFKSPIELIAILEQQKQGFCRSLTEKMLTYAIGRGIEYYDKCAIDEITTNFTAKGYRFSALVTEIALSDPFLKRQRGSHDD, encoded by the coding sequence ATGCGAATGATCGAAACCATTTTCCGATTATCTCAACCTAAGCATTTGGTGCGAATGCTCTGCGTCTTTGGTTCTTTGTTATTCGTGATGAACGCAGTTTCGGCAAACGCATCTGATATCCGTGTTGAAAAATCCAAAAAACAGTTTGAATCACAAATCAAACCGCTTCTCACGAAATACTGCCTGGATTGCCATACCGGTGAAGAAGCGGAAGCAGGTCTATCCCTCGAAAAATACACAACCCGTTCCAGCATTCTGAAACATCGGGAGGCCTGGGAAAAGATTGTTCAGCGCATTCAGATTCAATCGATGCCTCCCAAAGATGCAGGCGCACTGCCAACTGATGCAGAACGTGAAGCCATTCTTGAATGGTTTGACGAAGCTTTATACGGAATTGACTGCTCTGGTGATGTCAATCCTGGTCGTGTGACGATCAGACGGCTGAATCGAAACGAATACAATAATACGATTCGTGACCTGCTGGGTGTTGACTTCAAACCTGCCCAAAACTTCCCCTCGGATGACGTTGGTTACGGGTTTGACAATATTGGCGATGTACTCTCCTTGCCACCACTGTTGATGGAAAAATACTTAGACGCCGCAGAACAGATTTCAGAGAAAGCCATTTACGCAAACACAGCAGACAGTTTTCCCTGGACTGAAATTCCCGAGAAAAACTTTTCGAAAAAAGGGGCTGTCACTCTGAGAAAACGCAGCGCGGGATTTCATTCGCGCGGCACACTGACTGGGATCATCAATGTGAAAGAGCCTGGCAAATACGAACTCCAAATTGAAGCTGCCCAAACCCCGTCTGGAACGGAAGCAGCCAAAATGGAAGTCAAACTGAATGGTAAACTGCTAAAGACATTCCAGGTTGAAGCGAGTAGAGACGATCCTGAGAAATATACACTTCCCAAACCCCTTTCGCTTCCCAAAGGAAAACATACTCTCGCGATTTCATTTTTGAATGACTTTTATGATCCGAAAGGCCCCCCCAGAAAGCGAGATCGTAATCTGTACGTGTATAATGTCAAATATCGTGGCCCCCTCGGAAAACTGCCGACCAATTTACCTGCCTTCCATACAAAAATTATCACCTGTACTCCGGGAGCCGGACGATCCGTCAGATATTGTGCAGAACGAGTCATGCGGCGTTTTTCAGAGCGTGCGTTTCGTCGTCCTGTCTCGCGGGAGGAAATCAGGCCAATTGTAGAACTCGTCGAAGCCACCGTGAAATCCGGTAATACCTTTGAGCAAGGTATTCAGGTAGGCATTCAGGCAGTTCTGGTTTCCCCCCACTTTCTGTTCCGTATCGAAGGTATTCGAGATGTCGCCCGTTCCCGTTCGAATCAAATTCAGAATATTTCACATTACGAAATTGCAACTCGGCTTTCCTATTTTCTGTGGAGCAGTATGCCGGATGACAAATTGTTTGAATTGGCAAAGCAAGGCCGACTGAACCAACCCCGTACATTACAGGTTCAAGTCAAGCGTATGCTGAAAGACCCCAAATCGGAAGCGTTCATCAAAAACTTTGCGGGGCAGTGGTTAAATCTGCGAAATTTGGAAGACCTCTCTCCCGACCCCAGAAAATTCCGCGTCTTCAATGGTAAGTTGAAAAATGATATGCGTCGGGAAACAGAAGAATTCTTTGCTTACATCATGCGAGAAGATCGGAGTGTGATTGAATTCATTAATGCCGATTATACTTTTATGAATGAACGACTGGCGAAGTTTTATGGTAATGACCAGGTGAAAGGCGAAGCATTTCAGAAAGTTGCACTCGATAAGACAAAACGAGCAGGTTTAATCACCCAGGCAAGTATCTTGACGCTGACCTCAAACCCCGGACGGACTTCTCCCGTTAAACGCGGAAAATGGATTATGGAGACGATTCTGGGAACGCCTCCCCCTGCTCCCCCCCCGAACGTTCCCGAACTTGAGGAATCAGCGGGTTCTAAAAAGAATGCCACATTGCGGGAACAATTGGCGTTACACCGGAAAATCCCCGGATGTGCTGCCTGTCATGACCAGATGGATCCGTTAGGTCTTGGTTTTGAAAATTTTGATGCCATCGGACGGTGGCGAACTAAAGAAGGCAGAACAAAAATCGATTCTTCCGGTCAGTTGCCAAATGGTCAGTCTTTTAAGAGTCCCATCGAATTAATTGCAATTCTGGAACAGCAGAAGCAGGGATTCTGCCGATCTTTAACAGAAAAGATGCTTACCTACGCCATAGGTCGTGGTATAGAATACTATGATAAATGTGCCATTGATGAAATCACAACGAACTTTACCGCCAAAGGTTATCGCTTTTCGGCGCTCGTCACCGAAATTGCCCTGAGCGATCCCTTCCTGAAACGTCAAAGAGGTTCTCACGATGACTAA